One window of Peteryoungia desertarenae genomic DNA carries:
- the purB gene encoding adenylosuccinate lyase has protein sequence MIPRYSRPEMVAIWSPETKFRIWFEIEAHACDALAELGVIPKESARTIWEKGGSAEFNVARIDEIEAVTKHDVIAFLTHLAEFIGPDSRFVHQGMTSSDVLDTTLNIQLVRAADILIADMDRVLAALKARAFEHKDTVRIGRSHGIHAEPTTMGLTFARFYAEMARNRDRLVNARAEIATGAISGAVGTFANIDPRVEEHVCAKLGLQPEPISTQVIPRDRHAMFFATLGVIASSIENVAVEIRHMQRTEVLEAEEFFSPGQKGSSAMPHKRNPVLTENLTGLARLVRMSVVPAMENVALWHERDISHSSVERAIGPDTTITLDFALNRLAGVIEKLVIYPENMLKNMNKFRGLVMSQRVLLALTQAGVSREDSYRLVQRNAMKVWEQGKDFLEELLADEEVRAALSEEDIREKFDLGYHTKHVDTIFKRVFG, from the coding sequence ATGATCCCGCGCTATTCCCGACCAGAAATGGTCGCCATCTGGTCGCCCGAAACCAAGTTTCGCATCTGGTTCGAGATCGAGGCCCATGCCTGCGACGCGCTGGCCGAGCTTGGGGTTATTCCGAAGGAATCGGCACGTACGATCTGGGAAAAGGGTGGCTCAGCCGAGTTCAATGTCGCCCGGATTGACGAGATCGAAGCTGTCACCAAGCATGACGTCATCGCCTTCCTCACACACCTCGCCGAGTTCATCGGCCCGGATTCCCGTTTCGTCCACCAGGGAATGACGTCTTCCGACGTTCTCGACACAACGCTGAACATTCAGCTGGTCCGCGCCGCCGATATCCTGATTGCCGATATGGACCGTGTGCTGGCCGCTCTGAAGGCCCGTGCCTTCGAACACAAGGATACGGTTCGCATCGGTCGCAGCCACGGCATCCACGCCGAACCGACCACCATGGGCCTGACCTTCGCCCGCTTCTATGCGGAGATGGCGCGCAACCGCGACCGCCTGGTCAACGCCCGGGCAGAAATTGCGACAGGCGCGATTTCAGGTGCTGTCGGCACCTTTGCCAATATCGATCCGCGCGTCGAAGAGCATGTCTGCGCAAAACTCGGCCTGCAGCCAGAGCCGATTTCCACGCAGGTCATCCCGCGCGACCGTCATGCCATGTTCTTTGCAACCCTTGGCGTTATCGCATCATCGATCGAGAACGTCGCTGTCGAGATCCGGCACATGCAGCGCACAGAAGTTCTGGAAGCGGAAGAGTTCTTCTCGCCCGGCCAGAAGGGCTCGTCCGCCATGCCGCACAAGCGCAACCCGGTTCTGACGGAAAACCTGACGGGGCTTGCGCGGCTCGTTCGCATGTCGGTCGTCCCGGCCATGGAAAACGTGGCGCTCTGGCACGAGCGCGACATCAGCCATTCGAGTGTTGAACGGGCGATCGGTCCAGACACCACAATCACACTCGACTTCGCGCTCAATCGCCTTGCCGGCGTGATCGAAAAGCTGGTGATCTATCCGGAAAATATGTTGAAGAACATGAACAAGTTCCGTGGTCTGGTGATGAGCCAGCGGGTTCTCCTGGCGCTGACCCAGGCAGGCGTGTCGCGTGAGGACAGCTATCGCCTCGTCCAGCGCAACGCCATGAAGGTCTGGGAACAGGGCAAGGACTTCCTGGAAGAGCTGCTGGCCGACGAGGAAGTGCGTGCTGCACTCTCCGAGGAGGATATCCGCGAGAAGTTCGATCTCGGCTATCACACCAAACATGTCGACACGATCTTCAAGCGCGTCTTTGGCTAA
- a CDS encoding RBBP9/YdeN family alpha/beta hydrolase: MKVSEAEILIVPGYTNSGPDHWQTRWQAKLSTARRVEQAEWSKPVREDWIARVVEEVNRAERPVVLVAHSLGIPTVIHAIPEFKRPVAGAFLVAPPDVANPAIRPRHLMTFGPYPRDPLPFPSMMVASRNDPFGEYAHAEDMANCWGSALVDAGESGHINAESGHGPWPEGTLVFARFLTRL; the protein is encoded by the coding sequence ATGAAAGTCTCAGAAGCTGAAATCCTCATCGTTCCGGGCTATACCAATTCGGGTCCAGACCACTGGCAAACCCGATGGCAGGCGAAGTTGTCCACCGCGCGCCGCGTCGAGCAGGCGGAGTGGTCAAAGCCTGTGCGCGAGGACTGGATTGCCAGAGTGGTTGAAGAGGTCAATCGTGCCGAGCGACCGGTGGTCCTTGTCGCCCATTCGCTGGGTATTCCGACCGTCATCCACGCCATTCCGGAGTTCAAGCGACCCGTCGCAGGCGCCTTCCTTGTAGCCCCACCAGATGTGGCCAATCCGGCAATCCGGCCAAGGCACCTGATGACATTTGGCCCCTATCCCCGCGACCCACTGCCCTTCCCGTCAATGATGGTTGCGAGCCGCAATGACCCCTTTGGTGAATACGCGCATGCCGAAGACATGGCGAACTGCTGGGGCTCGGCCCTGGTTGATGCGGGTGAATCCGGACATATCAACGCCGAGTCCGGACATGGACCGTGGCCAGAAGGCACTTTGGTGTTTGCGCGGTTTCTGACACGGCTCTAG
- a CDS encoding DUF2189 domain-containing protein yields the protein MSNFHVMTGASGVLVRPEVRRISTSDVLDALRAGVEDFREKPSHYAFVGLIYPLAGMVLIAWSAGVDLLPMIYPLLSGFALLGPLLAIGLMEISRRREYGQDASWAQVFALKQSPALPSLLMMSVYLLTLFMIWLVAARALYLGFIGDYPNPSFLGFASNVLGHPNAMALIFWGNLVGLGLALIALVISIVAFPLLLDRDVGAASAVHTSVRAAMLNPVPVAFWGLIVALALVAGMATLMVGLVIIVPILGHATWHLYRRMVL from the coding sequence ATGTCGAACTTTCATGTCATGACAGGCGCTTCCGGTGTGCTGGTGCGACCGGAGGTGAGGCGAATATCGACCTCCGATGTGCTGGATGCACTTCGGGCGGGGGTCGAGGACTTCCGTGAAAAGCCATCGCATTATGCATTTGTGGGGCTGATTTATCCGCTGGCCGGTATGGTTCTGATTGCCTGGAGCGCCGGTGTGGATCTCCTGCCAATGATCTACCCTCTGCTGTCAGGATTTGCACTTCTCGGGCCTCTGCTTGCGATCGGCTTGATGGAAATCAGCCGAAGACGCGAATATGGGCAGGATGCAAGCTGGGCGCAGGTTTTTGCCCTCAAACAGTCTCCGGCCTTGCCGTCGCTCCTGATGATGAGCGTCTATCTGTTGACACTTTTCATGATCTGGCTGGTTGCGGCACGCGCCCTTTATCTGGGCTTCATTGGCGATTATCCAAACCCTAGCTTCCTTGGCTTCGCCTCGAACGTGCTTGGGCATCCCAATGCCATGGCGTTGATCTTCTGGGGCAATCTCGTCGGCTTGGGACTGGCGCTGATTGCACTTGTCATCAGCATCGTCGCCTTCCCCCTTCTGCTGGATCGTGACGTCGGTGCTGCGTCCGCAGTCCATACATCGGTACGGGCAGCCATGCTCAACCCGGTGCCTGTGGCGTTCTGGGGGCTGATCGTTGCACTCGCTCTTGTTGCGGGAATGGCGACCTTGATGGTCGGGCTCGTGATTATCGTGCCGATTCTCGGCCACGCCACATGGCACCTCTATCGCCGCATGGTCCTGTAG
- a CDS encoding bifunctional diguanylate cyclase/phosphodiesterase, whose protein sequence is MLRQTEIAQENHQARGGTVALADLPLPAATYDLHGRRLEANTRFQAMTCDRSLGELLLPEDYTALMSAITSIALQPNSARSLNLTLQAGSDTKRHVIATLCAAPDSGTAIVQLTDITPTMTALADVSERESRWNNALVSSLSGVWDQYMDGRLYYSDMWRKIRGLRPEDPAPPSTEEWLEFVHPQDRERVLHAIARQNAGDPDFTAFEYREWHRDGYYVWIECRGACIEWDNDGNPTRISGTDTDISQRKIQEESLGKLSKRLQLALEVSGVGVFEADFEAGTTTWDDGMRRIFDLPDKSVQIGGLWEEMLHPDDKARVIEKVERHIETRTAFTDDYRVIDKKGQIRHIRANTLPYLDYDGHLKMIGVNWDMTEDHRLREELEKAKHLAEARNAELERTKATAEHSALHDYLTALPNRRYLEAKLESWEDEKGGERNGLAVLHVDLDRFKHINDTLGHNAGDAMLRHAAEILKQTLAPDAFAARVGGDEFVILVEYNGSVEALSRLANGIIEEMRKPVRHDGQTCRFGCSIGIAFAASSVMDARQLVQNADIALYKAKHRGGNRCEFYSHDTRQLLTTSRKLSDEILEAIELDLFEPYFQFQFRAQTQEISGAECLVRWNHPERGILGPDKFLAIADEIGVLAQIDSIILKKALAHFHSWQREGLNLPKISVNVSSKRLDDPDLPKDISALNIQPGTVSFELLESIFLDRESPMAVKNLSHLRNLGIDIEVDDFGTGHASIVGLLNLKPRSLKIDRQLINDVPSSAEQRTLAKSIIEIARSLKIQVIAEGVETQDHARILKHLGCDILQGFGLARPMSAAKAAEFMRKR, encoded by the coding sequence ATGTTGCGACAGACCGAGATTGCACAGGAAAACCATCAAGCACGGGGGGGGACTGTTGCCCTGGCGGACTTGCCGCTACCTGCTGCAACCTATGATTTGCATGGCCGAAGGCTGGAAGCCAATACTCGCTTTCAAGCGATGACCTGCGATCGATCTCTTGGTGAGCTTCTTCTCCCCGAAGATTACACCGCGCTGATGAGCGCAATCACAAGCATTGCATTGCAGCCAAATTCGGCACGCAGTCTGAATCTCACGCTGCAAGCCGGATCGGACACGAAACGGCATGTGATTGCAACTCTGTGCGCCGCACCCGACAGCGGTACCGCGATCGTCCAACTCACCGATATCACCCCGACAATGACAGCGCTTGCTGACGTCAGCGAACGCGAAAGCCGCTGGAACAACGCCCTCGTCAGTTCGCTCTCTGGCGTCTGGGACCAATACATGGACGGGCGCCTCTATTACTCGGACATGTGGCGCAAAATTCGGGGCCTCAGGCCAGAGGACCCTGCCCCACCCAGCACCGAGGAATGGCTCGAATTCGTCCACCCACAGGATCGCGAACGTGTGCTCCACGCCATCGCGCGCCAGAATGCCGGCGATCCAGACTTCACGGCTTTCGAATACCGCGAATGGCATCGGGATGGGTATTATGTCTGGATCGAATGCCGAGGGGCCTGCATCGAATGGGACAACGATGGCAATCCAACCCGCATTAGCGGTACAGACACCGATATATCCCAGCGAAAGATCCAGGAAGAATCACTGGGTAAACTTTCAAAGCGCCTGCAACTCGCCCTCGAAGTATCCGGCGTGGGTGTTTTCGAAGCTGATTTTGAAGCGGGAACAACAACCTGGGATGACGGCATGCGGCGGATCTTTGATCTGCCCGACAAGTCGGTGCAGATCGGTGGCCTCTGGGAAGAGATGCTGCATCCCGACGACAAGGCCCGGGTGATCGAAAAAGTCGAGCGCCATATCGAAACGCGAACCGCCTTCACGGACGACTACCGGGTGATCGACAAGAAGGGCCAGATCCGCCACATCCGCGCGAATACCCTGCCCTATCTGGATTATGACGGCCATCTGAAGATGATCGGCGTCAACTGGGATATGACGGAAGACCATCGACTTCGCGAAGAGCTGGAAAAGGCGAAACATCTGGCCGAGGCGCGAAACGCCGAGCTTGAAAGAACCAAGGCAACCGCCGAGCACAGCGCCCTGCATGACTACCTGACGGCCTTGCCAAATCGCCGATATCTCGAGGCTAAACTGGAGTCTTGGGAAGATGAGAAGGGCGGCGAGAGGAACGGACTGGCCGTTTTGCATGTGGACCTCGACCGGTTCAAACATATCAACGATACGCTTGGCCACAACGCCGGCGACGCGATGCTCCGCCACGCCGCGGAAATTCTCAAACAGACCCTGGCACCCGACGCATTTGCGGCGCGTGTTGGAGGTGACGAATTCGTCATTCTTGTCGAGTACAACGGATCGGTTGAAGCGCTTTCCCGTCTCGCAAACGGCATCATTGAAGAAATGCGCAAACCAGTCCGACATGACGGACAGACATGCCGCTTCGGCTGCAGCATCGGCATTGCATTTGCCGCCAGCAGCGTCATGGATGCACGCCAACTCGTCCAGAATGCCGACATCGCTCTGTACAAGGCAAAACATCGCGGCGGAAATCGCTGCGAGTTCTACTCGCATGACACGCGTCAGCTTCTGACCACCTCGCGCAAACTGTCGGATGAGATACTCGAGGCAATCGAACTTGATCTGTTCGAGCCTTACTTCCAGTTTCAGTTCAGGGCCCAGACTCAGGAGATAAGCGGAGCGGAATGCCTGGTGCGCTGGAACCACCCCGAGCGGGGAATTCTCGGACCAGACAAGTTTCTGGCGATCGCCGACGAGATCGGCGTTCTTGCCCAGATCGACAGTATCATTCTGAAGAAGGCGCTCGCGCATTTCCACAGCTGGCAGCGTGAGGGGCTGAACCTCCCGAAAATCTCGGTGAATGTCTCATCCAAAAGGCTGGATGACCCGGATCTGCCCAAAGACATTTCAGCGCTCAACATCCAACCGGGCACCGTGTCATTCGAGCTTCTCGAATCGATCTTCCTTGATCGTGAAAGCCCGATGGCAGTGAAGAACCTTTCGCATCTGCGAAATCTGGGTATAGACATCGAAGTGGACGATTTTGGAACCGGCCACGCCTCCATTGTGGGTCTGCTCAATCTGAAGCCGCGCTCGCTCAAGATCGACCGGCAACTGATCAATGACGTCCCGTCAAGTGCCGAACAAAGAACCTTGGCAAAATCGATCATCGAGATCGCTAGATCGCTGAAAATTCAGGTCATAGCCGAAGGTGTCGAAACGCAAGATCATGCACGGATCCTGAAGCATCTGGGCTGCGACATCCTTCAGGGCTTCGGTCTTGCACGTCCGATGAGCGCAGCGAAAGCCGCAGAATTCATGCGCAAAAGATGA
- a CDS encoding BolA/IbaG family iron-sulfur metabolism protein, translated as MPMKPGDIEDMIKAGIPGAKVVIRDLAGDGDHYAAEVVAEAFRGKSRVQQHQMVYEALKGNMGGVLHALALQTSVPD; from the coding sequence ATGCCGATGAAACCAGGTGACATCGAAGACATGATCAAGGCCGGCATTCCGGGAGCAAAGGTCGTTATCCGCGACCTCGCCGGTGACGGAGATCACTACGCAGCCGAGGTCGTCGCCGAAGCCTTTCGCGGCAAGAGCCGGGTGCAGCAGCACCAGATGGTCTATGAGGCTCTGAAGGGCAATATGGGCGGTGTGCTGCATGCGCTGGCGCTGCAGACGAGCGTTCCGGACTGA
- the purQ gene encoding phosphoribosylformylglycinamidine synthase subunit PurQ: MKSAVVQLPGLNRDRDMIAALTKISGHAPVTIWQTETEIPDVDLIVIPGGFSYGDYLRCGAIAARMPVMQAIKEKAEKGVKVIGVCNGFQILIEAGMLPGALMRNTSLKFVCKEIKLEVANADTDFTRAYAKGQIIRCPVAHHDGNYFADAETLKAIEGNGQLVFRYADGTNPNGSMNDIAGVINAKGNVLGMMPHPENLIEAAHGGNDGRGIFASALDVIAA; encoded by the coding sequence ATGAAATCAGCCGTCGTCCAGCTCCCAGGCCTCAACCGTGACCGCGACATGATCGCGGCCCTGACCAAGATCTCCGGCCATGCGCCCGTCACGATCTGGCAGACGGAAACCGAGATCCCCGATGTCGATCTGATCGTCATCCCCGGCGGCTTCTCCTATGGCGACTACCTGCGCTGCGGCGCGATCGCCGCCCGCATGCCCGTGATGCAGGCGATCAAGGAAAAGGCCGAGAAGGGCGTCAAGGTCATCGGCGTGTGCAACGGCTTCCAGATCCTCATCGAAGCAGGCATGCTGCCGGGCGCGCTGATGCGCAACACCTCGCTCAAATTCGTCTGCAAGGAAATCAAGCTCGAAGTCGCAAACGCAGACACCGACTTCACACGCGCCTACGCCAAAGGCCAGATCATCCGCTGCCCGGTTGCCCATCACGACGGCAACTACTTCGCCGACGCCGAGACGCTGAAGGCGATCGAAGGCAATGGACAGTTGGTCTTCCGCTACGCGGACGGCACCAATCCGAACGGCTCGATGAACGACATCGCCGGCGTGATCAACGCGAAGGGCAACGTGCTCGGCATGATGCCGCATCCGGAAAACCTCATCGAAGCGGCCCATGGCGGCAATGACGGTCGTGGCATCTTCGCTTCGGCTCTGGATGTCATCGCTGCGTAA
- the purL gene encoding phosphoribosylformylglycinamidine synthase subunit PurL, with amino-acid sequence MTVSNSRPITAELIASHGLKPDEYDRILNLIGREPTFTELGIFSAMWNEHCSYKSSKKWLKTLPTKGPRVIQGPGENAGVVDIDDGDVVVFKMESHNHPSYIEPYQGAATGVGGILRDVFTMGARPVAAMNALRFGAPDHPKTRHLVAGVVAGVGGYGNSFGVPTVGGEVEFDPRYNGNILVNAFAAGLAKSDGIFLSQAKGVGLPVVYLGAKTGRDGVGGATMASAEFDESIEEKRPTVQVGDPFTEKCLLEACLELMKTGAVIAIQDMGAAGLTCSAVEMGAKGDLGIELHLDKVPVREERMTAYEMMLSESQERMLMVLEPSKEEVAKAIFVKWGLDFAIVGYTTDDLRFRVIHQGEEVANLPIKELGDEAPEYDRPWIEPKIAAPLTENDIPAGDVADALLKLVGSANNSSRRWVYEQYDTLIQGNSLQLPGGDAGVIRVEGHATKALAFSSDVTPRYVEADPFEGGKQAVAECWRNITATGALPLAATDNLNFGNPERPEIMGQFVFAIKGIGEACKALDFPIVSGNVSLYNETNGQAILPTPTIAGVGLMKDWKKIARIRFAAQGEAILLAGAPSGWGTHLGQSVYLRDIHGRTDGPAPHVDLAHEKKVGDFVRALIQDGLATAVHDCSSGGLGLAVAEMAMASGIGAHINALNDANPIAVFYGEDQGRYVLTVKEADVDQVQARAEAAGVFCPWIGRTGGSNVVLGDAKPVAVEDLKKAHEAWFPALMDGEIA; translated from the coding sequence ATGACCGTCTCCAACTCCCGTCCCATCACCGCAGAATTGATCGCAAGCCACGGCCTGAAGCCGGACGAATACGATCGCATCCTGAACCTGATCGGACGCGAGCCGACCTTCACCGAGCTCGGGATCTTCTCGGCGATGTGGAACGAGCACTGCTCCTACAAGTCGTCCAAGAAGTGGCTGAAGACGCTGCCAACCAAGGGTCCGCGCGTCATCCAGGGTCCGGGCGAAAACGCCGGCGTCGTCGACATCGATGACGGCGATGTCGTCGTCTTCAAGATGGAGAGCCACAACCACCCGTCCTACATCGAGCCCTATCAGGGTGCGGCAACCGGCGTCGGCGGTATCCTGCGCGACGTCTTCACCATGGGCGCCCGTCCGGTCGCGGCCATGAACGCCCTGCGCTTCGGTGCCCCTGATCATCCGAAGACCAGGCATCTGGTGGCCGGCGTCGTCGCCGGTGTCGGCGGTTACGGCAATTCTTTCGGTGTTCCCACAGTTGGCGGTGAAGTCGAATTCGACCCCCGCTACAACGGCAATATTCTCGTCAACGCCTTCGCCGCAGGCCTTGCAAAGTCTGACGGCATCTTTCTGTCGCAGGCCAAGGGCGTTGGTCTTCCGGTCGTTTATCTCGGCGCAAAGACCGGTCGCGACGGCGTCGGCGGCGCGACCATGGCGTCGGCCGAATTCGACGAGTCGATCGAAGAGAAGCGCCCGACCGTTCAGGTCGGCGACCCCTTCACCGAGAAGTGCCTGCTCGAAGCCTGCCTTGAGCTGATGAAGACCGGCGCCGTCATCGCCATTCAGGACATGGGCGCTGCCGGCCTCACCTGCTCGGCTGTCGAAATGGGCGCCAAGGGCGACCTCGGCATCGAGCTGCATCTCGACAAGGTGCCGGTGCGCGAAGAGCGCATGACGGCATACGAAATGATGCTGTCGGAAAGCCAGGAGCGCATGCTCATGGTGCTCGAGCCCTCCAAGGAAGAGGTTGCCAAGGCGATTTTCGTCAAGTGGGGCCTCGACTTCGCCATCGTCGGCTACACCACCGACGACCTGCGCTTCCGCGTCATCCATCAGGGCGAGGAAGTCGCGAACCTGCCGATCAAGGAACTCGGCGACGAGGCTCCGGAGTATGACCGCCCCTGGATCGAGCCGAAGATCGCTGCCCCGCTGACCGAGAACGATATCCCGGCCGGCGACGTCGCAGACGCGCTCCTGAAGCTCGTCGGCTCAGCCAACAACTCCTCGCGCCGCTGGGTCTACGAACAGTATGACACGCTGATCCAGGGCAATTCGCTGCAGCTGCCCGGCGGCGATGCCGGCGTCATCCGCGTCGAAGGCCACGCCACGAAGGCGCTCGCCTTCTCCTCCGACGTCACCCCGCGCTATGTCGAGGCCGACCCCTTCGAAGGTGGCAAACAGGCGGTCGCCGAATGCTGGCGCAACATCACGGCGACCGGCGCGCTTCCGCTGGCAGCGACCGACAACCTGAACTTCGGCAATCCCGAGCGCCCCGAGATCATGGGCCAGTTCGTCTTCGCGATCAAAGGCATCGGCGAGGCCTGCAAGGCGCTCGACTTCCCGATCGTCTCGGGCAATGTCTCGCTCTATAACGAGACCAATGGCCAGGCCATCCTGCCGACCCCGACGATTGCCGGCGTCGGCCTGATGAAGGACTGGAAGAAGATCGCCCGCATCCGCTTTGCCGCTCAGGGCGAGGCGATCCTGCTGGCCGGCGCACCCTCCGGCTGGGGCACACATCTCGGCCAGTCCGTCTATTTGCGCGACATCCACGGCCGCACCGATGGTCCGGCCCCGCATGTCGATCTCGCGCATGAAAAGAAGGTGGGCGATTTCGTCCGTGCTCTGATCCAGGACGGCCTTGCAACTGCCGTACACGACTGCTCGTCGGGCGGCCTCGGTCTTGCTGTTGCGGAAATGGCCATGGCTTCCGGCATCGGTGCGCATATCAACGCCCTGAACGATGCGAACCCCATCGCCGTCTTCTACGGCGAAGACCAGGGCCGCTATGTGCTGACCGTCAAGGAAGCCGATGTCGACCAAGTGCAGGCCCGTGCCGAAGCCGCTGGCGTCTTCTGCCCGTGGATCGGCCGCACCGGTGGCTCGAACGTCGTGCTCGGCGATGCAAAGCCGGTCGCGGTCGAGGACTTGAAGAAGGCCCACGAGGCCTGGTTCCCGGCCCTCATGGACGGCGAGATCGCCTGA
- the purC gene encoding phosphoribosylaminoimidazolesuccinocarboxamide synthase: protein MNRRRRVYEGKAKILYEGPEPGTLIQFFKDDATAFNKKKHEVIDGKGVLNNRICEYIFTHLNKIGIPTHFIRRINMREQLIKEVEIIPLEIVVRNVAAGSLSKRLGIEEGIVLPRSIIEFYYKSDALADPMVSEEHITAFGWANPAELDDIMALAIRVNDFLSGLFLGIGIQLVDFKIECGRLYEGDMMRIILADEISPDSCRLWDIETREKLDKDRFRHDLGGLLEAYQEVAKRLGIINENEPLRGTGPVLVK from the coding sequence ATGAACCGTCGCCGCCGTGTTTACGAGGGCAAGGCCAAGATCCTCTATGAGGGTCCAGAGCCAGGGACGCTGATCCAGTTCTTCAAGGATGATGCCACCGCCTTCAACAAGAAAAAGCATGAAGTGATCGATGGCAAAGGTGTTTTGAACAACCGGATCTGCGAATACATCTTCACCCATCTCAACAAGATCGGCATTCCGACGCATTTCATCCGCCGGATCAACATGCGAGAACAGCTGATCAAGGAAGTCGAGATCATCCCGCTTGAGATTGTCGTGCGCAATGTTGCTGCCGGCTCGCTGTCCAAACGTCTTGGGATCGAAGAAGGTATCGTTCTGCCGCGCTCGATCATCGAATTCTACTACAAGTCCGATGCGCTGGCCGATCCTATGGTCTCCGAAGAGCACATCACTGCCTTCGGTTGGGCCAATCCGGCAGAGCTTGACGACATCATGGCTCTTGCCATCCGGGTCAATGACTTCCTCTCGGGGCTTTTTCTGGGCATCGGCATCCAGCTCGTTGACTTCAAGATCGAATGCGGCCGCCTTTATGAAGGCGACATGATGCGCATCATTCTTGCGGACGAAATTTCGCCCGATAGCTGCCGTCTGTGGGACATCGAGACCCGGGAGAAGTTGGACAAGGACCGCTTCCGCCACGACCTCGGCGGGCTGCTTGAGGCCTATCAGGAAGTTGCAAAGCGCCTCGGTATCATCAATGAGAACGAACCGTTGCGCGGCACCGGTCCGGTTCTGGTCAAGTAA
- a CDS encoding DUF1476 domain-containing protein, producing the protein MSGISDREKAFENKFAHDQELRFKAEARRNKLIGLWAAGLLGKADPDAYAKEVVAADFEEAGDEDVMRKLRNDLSAGGVSVTDEELRSKMNEFLAQAVEQIQNS; encoded by the coding sequence ATGAGCGGTATCAGTGATCGCGAAAAGGCTTTCGAAAACAAGTTTGCCCATGATCAGGAACTGCGCTTCAAGGCCGAAGCGCGGCGCAACAAACTGATCGGGCTATGGGCTGCAGGCTTGCTTGGCAAGGCTGATCCCGATGCCTATGCCAAGGAAGTTGTCGCCGCCGATTTTGAAGAGGCGGGCGACGAAGACGTCATGCGCAAGTTGCGCAATGATCTTTCCGCCGGCGGTGTTTCGGTGACCGACGAAGAGCTTCGCTCCAAGATGAACGAGTTCCTGGCGCAGGCTGTGGAGCAGATCCAGAATTCCTGA
- the purS gene encoding phosphoribosylformylglycinamidine synthase subunit PurS, producing the protein MIKARVTVTLKNGVLDPQGKAIEGALGALGFEGVGQVRQGKVFDLELAGDDKAKAESDLKAMCEKLLANTVIENYTISVA; encoded by the coding sequence GTGATCAAGGCACGCGTCACCGTCACCCTCAAGAACGGCGTTCTCGACCCCCAGGGCAAAGCCATCGAAGGCGCGCTGGGCGCACTTGGCTTTGAGGGTGTCGGACAGGTCCGCCAAGGCAAGGTCTTCGATCTCGAGCTTGCCGGCGACGACAAGGCCAAGGCGGAAAGCGACCTGAAGGCCATGTGCGAGAAGCTCCTCGCCAACACCGTCATCGAGAACTATACTATCTCCGTCGCCTGA
- a CDS encoding DUF2259 domain-containing protein, producing MTAFGRAIAATAILAWHAPATAADIASIRPLGFSANGDTFAFEQFGIQDGSGFPYADIFVIDTIKDKYLPGTPIRVRLDDETRSLAEARSMAMEKAAPFLDSSKFAADPGQWVAFNPVSELSSPAQELRYVPFPTESQYGTRYTLTLETFTQPAPASCKDRVDEVAGFRLQISEDDKPETERLVYEDKSIPGSRNCPSGYRLGGVVTHFPFEGPTLHMVLVMTYSFGFEGQDGRWIAIPVRP from the coding sequence TTGACAGCATTCGGAAGAGCCATCGCGGCGACCGCCATACTCGCCTGGCATGCACCGGCGACAGCCGCCGACATCGCCAGTATTCGTCCGCTCGGCTTTTCTGCAAATGGTGACACCTTCGCCTTCGAACAGTTCGGCATTCAGGACGGTTCGGGTTTTCCCTATGCCGACATTTTTGTCATCGACACCATAAAGGACAAATATCTACCCGGGACACCGATCCGCGTGCGGCTGGATGACGAGACGCGCTCGCTTGCCGAAGCACGGTCGATGGCGATGGAAAAGGCAGCGCCCTTTCTAGATTCATCAAAATTTGCCGCAGATCCGGGTCAATGGGTGGCGTTTAACCCGGTCAGCGAATTGAGCAGCCCGGCCCAAGAATTGCGTTATGTGCCCTTCCCGACTGAAAGCCAGTATGGAACGCGCTACACCCTGACGCTCGAAACATTCACTCAGCCTGCTCCGGCCTCTTGCAAGGATCGCGTCGATGAGGTTGCGGGTTTCCGTCTCCAGATCAGCGAAGACGACAAGCCCGAGACAGAACGGCTCGTCTATGAAGACAAGAGCATTCCGGGGAGCCGAAACTGTCCGAGCGGCTACCGCCTGGGTGGCGTCGTCACACATTTTCCGTTTGAAGGCCCAACCCTGCATATGGTCCTCGTCATGACCTACAGCTTCGGTTTCGAGGGTCAGGATGGTCGCTGGATCGCGATCCCTGTCCGCCCATGA